The Pirellulales bacterium genome contains a region encoding:
- a CDS encoding sugar ABC transporter ATP-binding protein, which translates to MPDRSALLSMHGISKSFGATRALADVELSVRAGEVMALIGENGAGKSTLMKVLSGAHRPDAGEMYLDGRSYAPSGPQQARQAGVAMIYQELNLAPDLSVEDNIMLGQEEHRFGWLRRGVQRAKVREALATLGHPDLRPETPVRQLSVGARQLVEIARALVLAPKVIVFDEPTSSLTAHDVEHLFQVIERLRESGLGVIYISHFLEEIRRIAQRYTVLRDGQTVGSGSLSGASEATIVSLMVGRSVNDLFPTVPHTPGEPILALDALSGLKTPRNVSFELRRGEILGIAGLVGAGRTELLRCIFGLDPVRDGSLRVASFCPRPTPRARMRAGLGLVSEDRKAEGLAQELSIADNLTLSRLRPYSRWGWINLRRREAAVRDWVAQLEVKAAGPQQLVKELSGGNQQKVALARVLHQGADVLLLDEPTRGIDVGTKAEIYRRMGELAASGKSVIFVSSYLPELLAVCDRVGVMSRGNLREIRPTSAWNEEAVMACAIGGDES; encoded by the coding sequence ATGCCCGATCGTTCTGCGCTTTTGTCGATGCACGGCATCTCGAAGAGCTTTGGCGCCACGCGCGCCCTGGCCGACGTCGAGCTATCGGTACGCGCCGGCGAAGTGATGGCCCTGATCGGCGAAAACGGGGCCGGCAAAAGCACCCTCATGAAGGTGCTCTCCGGCGCGCATCGGCCGGACGCGGGCGAGATGTACCTCGACGGGCGGAGCTACGCTCCCAGCGGCCCGCAGCAGGCGCGGCAGGCGGGCGTGGCCATGATCTATCAGGAGCTGAACCTCGCGCCCGATTTGAGCGTGGAGGACAACATCATGCTCGGCCAGGAGGAGCACCGTTTCGGCTGGCTGCGGCGCGGCGTGCAGCGGGCGAAAGTTCGCGAGGCGCTGGCGACCCTGGGCCATCCCGACCTGCGGCCCGAGACGCCGGTACGGCAACTTTCCGTCGGCGCGCGGCAACTGGTCGAGATCGCCCGGGCCCTGGTCCTGGCGCCCAAGGTGATCGTCTTCGACGAGCCGACCAGCTCGCTCACGGCTCACGATGTCGAGCACCTGTTTCAGGTGATCGAGAGGCTGCGCGAGTCGGGCCTGGGCGTGATCTACATCAGCCATTTCCTCGAGGAGATTCGCCGCATTGCCCAGCGATACACCGTGCTGCGCGATGGGCAAACGGTCGGCAGCGGCAGCCTTTCCGGGGCGAGCGAGGCGACGATCGTATCCCTGATGGTCGGTCGCAGCGTCAACGATCTATTTCCTACCGTGCCGCACACGCCGGGCGAGCCGATCCTGGCGCTCGATGCCCTCAGCGGTCTGAAAACGCCGCGGAACGTTTCCTTCGAGCTGCGCCGCGGCGAAATCCTGGGCATCGCGGGCCTGGTCGGGGCGGGACGCACGGAATTGCTGCGCTGCATCTTCGGTCTCGATCCGGTGCGCGACGGAAGCCTGCGCGTCGCCAGCTTCTGCCCGCGCCCCACGCCGCGCGCTCGCATGAGGGCCGGGCTCGGGCTGGTTTCGGAGGATCGTAAAGCGGAAGGGCTCGCGCAAGAGCTGTCGATCGCCGACAATCTGACGCTCAGCCGGTTGCGGCCTTACAGTCGCTGGGGCTGGATCAACTTGCGACGCCGCGAGGCAGCCGTCCGCGATTGGGTGGCTCAATTGGAGGTGAAGGCCGCCGGGCCGCAGCAACTGGTCAAGGAACTGTCGGGCGGCAATCAACAGAAGGTGGCGCTGGCCCGTGTGCTGCACCAGGGGGCCGACGTGCTGCTCTTAGACGAACCGACGCGCGGCATCGACGTAGGCACGAAAGCGGAAATCTATCGGCGCATGGGAGAGCTGGCCGCCAGCGGCAAGAGCGTGATCTTCGTCAGCTCGTATTTGCCGGAACTATTGGCCGTGTGTGATCGGGTGGGCGTCATGTCGCGCGGCAACCTGCGCGAAATCCGACCGAC
- a CDS encoding NHL repeat-containing protein, protein MLARLFVLSAFLVVEILLCRPTVSIAESLYVTSYDDPGGIYKISSSGGVSQFAGPANYFASSGIAVDASGNVFETDQDGTVLYRFTPSGTRSTVTQIKGQVVGLAFDSAGNLFGAQWETNGVYKFTSNAQPVLFANATRPYALTFDAQGNLYVTNSPSLTAPTASILKVAPDGSESVYATGLIYPEGLAFDANGNLFVTQGNATGEIDKITPDGNLSVFATGLFYPANLAFDSSGNLYEADEYSGKIFKFSPDGTRSTFASGLSHPVGLAFVPEPSAIVLTVFGALTLLVILGARLWTR, encoded by the coding sequence GCGGAAAGCCTCTATGTAACTAGTTACGATGATCCCGGTGGCATTTACAAGATCAGCTCGTCCGGCGGCGTTTCCCAGTTTGCGGGACCTGCAAACTACTTCGCTTCGAGCGGTATCGCGGTCGACGCCAGCGGCAATGTCTTCGAAACGGATCAGGATGGAACGGTCTTATATAGATTTACCCCAAGTGGAACGCGCTCGACGGTCACGCAAATCAAGGGACAGGTTGTGGGACTGGCTTTTGATTCGGCCGGCAATCTCTTCGGAGCGCAATGGGAAACCAACGGCGTCTATAAATTCACAAGCAATGCGCAGCCCGTACTTTTCGCGAATGCGACCCGCCCCTATGCGCTAACATTCGATGCCCAAGGGAACCTGTACGTCACGAATTCGCCAAGCCTGACGGCCCCAACCGCCTCGATCTTAAAGGTTGCGCCCGATGGAAGCGAGTCGGTCTATGCGACGGGACTTATCTACCCTGAGGGCTTGGCGTTCGATGCAAACGGAAATCTATTCGTGACGCAAGGCAATGCGACGGGGGAGATCGACAAAATAACACCCGATGGTAATCTTTCTGTCTTCGCCACGGGATTATTCTATCCCGCCAACCTCGCCTTCGATTCGAGCGGAAACTTGTACGAGGCCGACGAATACTCTGGGAAGATTTTTAAGTTCTCGCCGGACGGCACTCGAAGCACATTCGCGAGCGGCTTAAGCCATCCCGTTGGCCTGGCGTTCGTGCCCGAGCCATCTGCAATCGTTCTCACGGTATTCGGTGCTTTGACGTTGCTTGTTATTCTGGGGGCTCGGCTTTGGACACGGTAG